The following is a genomic window from Polaribacter atrinae.
TAATACCAATGATAATTGTAGCGCAGAAACTAATTTTAGAGTAACTATTAAACCAATACCAACAATACCAGATGTTTTTGATATTTCTTTATGTGAACTATATATTTTACCAGACATCAGTTTTGGAGGAAGATTTTTTACAGAATCTAACGGACAAGGTATTGAGTTATTTGCTGGTGATGCAATAGAAGAAACACAAGATATTTATATCTACAATCAAGATACAGACATAGCAACCTGTGCAAATGAAAAAGTTTTTACAGTAAGTATATTAAATATTGAAGTAGATGTTTTTGATGATGTAAACGCCTGTGTTACTTTTGTTTTACCTGCATTAACAAAACCAGGAAATTACTATAAAAATGACGATAAAACAGGTTTATTAAATGCTGGAGATATTATTGATGAAACACAAACTATTTATATTATAGGAGATGATACAAGATTTATACCTTGTCAAAATAATAGTAGTTTTACAGTTACTGTATTCGAAAAACCAGATTTAGGAGTATTAGACGATATAGATTTATGTGGCTCTGTAACGCTACCAACAATATCAATACCTAATATAATAGTAGAATATTATAGAGGTCCTAATAAAACAGATTTAATAGATCCTTTAGAATATACTATAACAAACACAAGTAGTCTAACTGAAACACAAGAAATCTATGTACACGCGTATCAAGAAGAACACCCAGATTGTTTTATAGATGATGTTTTTTCAATTACAATATATCCTTTATTAGATTTAAATGTTCTTGGAGGCGCTATTTGTGTTGATCATAGTACCAACACAACAAATAATCCATTTTTAATAGAAACAGGGTTAGACGCAACTGTTTATGACATAAAATGGTATTTAGAAGGAAGTTTATTAAACCCAACCTCTGTAGCAGATTGGAATGCTACAAAAGCAGGTACATACACAATAGAAGCTACTAAAATTAGACCTCTAAATAATGCCGATTGTAATTATAAGCCAACAGACGTAATAATAGCAAGTTCTAGCCCCGAATTTGAAATTAAATTTTTAACAGATAATTTCTCTAATTTTTATGCTGTAGAAATCGAAACTATTAATCAAGGTTTAGGTAGTTATCAATACGCTTTAGATGATGGTGCTTTTCAAGAGTCTAATTTCTTCGATAACATTAAACCAGGTACATATAACATTACAATTAAAGACCTTACAGGTATTTGTAATAACTTAACATTAGAACTTGTTGCATTAGATTATCCTAAGTTTTTTACTCCTAATAACGATAATAAAAATGATCGATGGAACATCCCTGACCTAGCAAACGATTTAAACGCTACTATAACTATTTATGATAGATATGGAAAATTGATAAACGCTATTAAACCTAGTGAGTTAGGATGGGATGGTTTTAATACTAATGGAAATAAAATGCCAAGTACAGATTATTGGTTTGTATTAAAGTATACTAAAGACGGAAACGAAGCTATTTTTAGATCACACTTTTCTTTAATAAGAAAATAAGTAATATTATTTAAAACTGAATAAAAGACTTAAATTTGCATTTCAAAATTGTACAATGCTCATTAAACGAATAGGATATTATTTAGTAGGTTTATCATTAGGTTCTGTTGCCGTATATTTTTTCTGGCAAAAAAAACAAGCTACCTTTGATTATGGAATGGATGCTAGGACACTAAAATCTATCAGAATAAAAGAACGTTTATTTTCTGAAGATGCTAGAAATGCGATGCATAAATTCGATATTGATACTTTAAAAATAAACACCATTTTATATACAGGTGATGTAAATTTTGGAAAAAGTAAACCAAGACAAGAACCTTGTGCAGAATACTATATTACTGGTACAAAAGAATTAGAAAAGGTTAGTTTATTAGTAAAACGCTGCGAAACTTCTGCAACAATAGAAAAAATAATAGTAGATTAATACTATTTTCAAAATAAAGACTCCGTTATAATTCCTGCAAAAGCAAGAATTATAACGGAGTCTTTAACAATTAAATAAGCTCAGAAAAATATTATTCTGTCTTTAGATTTTCTAGGTAATACTTCTCTATTTTGTCTACATTTTTAATTGTTTTCTTTACCCAATTAAAATATAAAACGTCTTTTTCCTCTTTTGATAACTGCCAATCTACGTTAGAATTTCTCAATTTTGTAGTTACATCTTGTAGAATAATTGCTGCAGCTACAGATATATTTAAGCTTTCTGTAAAACCAACCATTGGTATTTTTAAAAAACCATCTGCTTGCTCTTTTACATAATCAGAAACACCCTCTGCTTCCACTCCAAATACAAATGCCGATTTTTTTGTAATATCAAAATCTTGTAATAAACAAGAATCATTATGAGGTGTTGTTGCAATAATTTGATATCCTTGTTCTCGTAAATTTTCTAAACACACCTTAGTGTTATCTCCGTCTTTTTTATAACGTTTAGAGGTAATCCATTTTTGAGAACCTTTTGCAACATGTCTTGAAACTTTATTGGTGTATTTATTTTCTATGGCATGTACATCTTGTACACCAAAAATATCTGCAGTTCTAACTACTGCACTTGCATTATGAGGCTGAAAAATATCTTCTAAAACCACTGTAAAATGTCTTGTTCTATCTTCTAAAACCTTTTTAAAAAGATCTTTCCTTTTATCGGTTAAATAGGTTTCAAAATAATTTAATAGTTTTTCATCAATCATAATTACAAACTTAGAATTATTATTTTTATCTTCATTAAAGATTTTATAAAAATACAAAAACGGATATTCAAATGAAAAGATTAGTTGTTTTAACTGGAGCAGGTATTTCTGCAGAAAGCGGCATACAAACTTTTAGAGATGCAGATGGTTTGTGGGAAGGTCATAATGTTATGGATGTTGCTTCTCCAGAAGGTTTTGCTGCAAATCCAGAATTAGTTTTAAATTTTTATAATGAACGTAGAAAGCAATTATTAGAAGTTAGTCCAAACAAAGGGCATGTTAATTTAGTGGCATTAGAAAAAGATTATAATGTAGAAATTATTACACAAAATGTGGATGATTTACACGAACGTGCTGGCAGTAAAAATGTTACCCATTTACATGGAGAACTTTTAAAAGTAAGAAGTTCTGCTGATGAAAATATTGTTTTAGACTGGGAAAAAGATTTAGTTTTGGGAGATTTATGCCCTAAAAAAAGTCAATTAAGACCACACATTGTTTGGTTTGGAGAAATGGTACCTATGTTAGATAAAGCTATAGAGATTACCAAAAAAGCAGATATTTTAGTGATTATAGGTACTTCTATGCAAGTATATCCTGCAGCTGGTTTAGTCGATTACGTAAAACGCTCTACTCCTATTTATTTTATAGACCCAAAACCAGCAGTTTCTGAAAGTAGTTTTAAAAACTTAACTATTATTAAAGATCTAGCAAGTGTTGGTACGGATAAATTGATGAAAATTTTAAAGGAATAGAAAATCCCTTCAAAATTTCTAAATAAAATATCAAGTATAAATCGCTACTGTAAATCATAAAAAATGAAAATAATAAAATTTATAATCATATTATTTGTTTCTTTTAAAAATTTTGGTCAAACAAAATCAGTCATTTTTCATAATGAAAATGGAGAACAAGTAACAAAAGAACAGTTTTATAAAACAAAAGATAATCGTAAAAATTTAGATTTATATTTTGAAAAGGACTCAATACAATATGGGGTCCTAATTAAAAGACAACGATTTGGTCAGCTTGATAAAAAGACATTTAGAACACTAAAAAATTATGTAACAGAATTAAGTGATGTAACAATTGATACAACCCAAAATATTGTAATTAATTATCTTACTGCAAATACTAAAAAAATAGATAATAAAAAATCAAAGTCAACTTGGAATGTCTTAGATAAAAATTATTTAAAAAAATTACATAAAATAGCAAATATTAATCAATTTTGGATTAATTCTCCAGAGTGTGACAATCTCAACTACTATCATCAAAATAAAATTAATTGGAAAACTGATAATGATGATTTATTTAAAAAAATATTTTTTCCTTATCAGGTAAAAAATGCAAACTATATACTAATAAAACCAGATGGAAAATTCTATTATTATATAGGTGAACATAGTAAATAACAAATTTGGGAATTATCTAAAAAATATTTCAATTAAACCTATGTACTTTCAAATTATAAAACTCACATTCTCTAAATAAACATTTTATTTACTTTAATTAATTAAAATTTTAGTTTTAAGACTCTTTTTCTAATTCAGACAAAATTAAATACGTTGTTGGTTCTCCATAATTAATTATATGATCAATAAATTGTTGTAGATATTATTTTTGAAGGTTTTTTCACTGGATTATTTTCAACCGGTGGTCCGTTATTTGTTATTATCGTTGAAAATGCTACTGCAGATATAAAAACATTTAGAGCTACTATGTTTGGTGTTTTAGGTTTAATTTCTATAATTAGAATTCCGATGATTACTTTTTTCGGAATTTTAAAATTAAGCCATTTATATAACTCTTTACTTATTTTACCATTATTCTTTCTTGCGATGTACTTAGGTAAAAAATGTACTTAAAACTAAATGAGAAACTATTAAAAAACACTGTGTTAATTGCATTATTATTTTCAGGCTTAATGCTAACCTTTAAATATTAATTTTTTATTTTAGAATTCTTTACTGCTGCAATTTGATTCCTCTAAAATGAAAATTCAGACTTTTTTAATACAAAGTATTTGTAGTGCTGTTTTCATTATCTGTCATTTTATTAATTTTTGGCTGTATAATCCAAATTCCAATAAAGTAAAACCATAACATAAAAAATTCACCAGTAAACTCACTAAATCGTACTTCTTTCTGCAACTCAACAGTCTTAAAGGTCTTTGCTACAAAATACAAAGAGTGAAAAATTCCAAACACAGAAAATAAATGAAGTGGTATAATTATTCCTGCCATTAAACCTATAAATCCAGCACCTGGCTCTGTTTCGTTTTGTACTATTCCATTTAACATTGTAACTATAAAAAATGAAAGACAAAGGATATAAATTAATGGAATAAAGAAAAATATTTTAAATCTCTTTATTTTCATTGTTACATTTTCTGGTACTTTTTTTTGTAAACCAATTGCAATAGACCAAAACCACCCAAAGAAAATTCCTGAATATAGAATCATTATTATTGGGAAAAATTTAAAAAAATTAAATATTTCTGTTGGATCAGGATTTGTTTCGGAATTAAACTTGGTAAACATTGCTACCATCATTATTATTTGAAAAACGATAGGAATTCCAAACATTAAAGAGAAAAGTTGCCAATGTTTTGCTTTTAAAAATCTATCAATCATTTTAGTTTTTATTTTGTGCTTCAGTATTGTTAGTAATTAAATCCCAAACACGTTCAGCCCTACTTACAGCAATTGTTTGAGCCCTTTTTTATGCTGTTTCAAAATAAAAAAAAGGGAGTGTTTTTCGGCTTTTCTCTAGATAAACTCCAAGCAGAAAATAGCATTTAATAAGCTATTTAATCATATTTTTTAAATAAAAACGCTCTACTTTTTCTCTTGCCCAAGGTGTTGTTCTTAAAAATTTTAAACTCGATTTATAGGTAGGATTGTTTTTAAATGCGTTAATATTTAAGATATCGCCTAATTCTTCCCAACCATATTCTTTGAACAATTGTTCTAACATGGTGGCTAATTTTATTCCGTGTAACGGATTATTTGGTTGTTCGGTGCTCATTATTTATCTAAATTTGGTAATACAAAATCGTCTAAAACAGACTTTTTTGCCATCATTTTTTCTATTTCTTTTACGGTTCTAGGTGCTTCCGCAGAAAGGTTTACAGGTCCATTTTTGGTTACTAGAATATCATCTTCTATTCGAATACCAATTCCCCAATACTTTTTATCACAATTACTACCTTCTGGAATGTAAATCCCAGGTTCCATAGTGGCAATCATATTTTCTTCAAAGTTATTATAATTTCCCGGATCGTGCACATCTAAACCAATATGATGTATAGTTCCGTGTGGTAAATAATTGTGTTTCTCATCAATAGATTTTATAATTCCTAATTTATACAATCCTTCATTTACTATTTTCACAGCAGCTCTATTTGGAGCGCTCATGCTACCACCAACAACATATAATGCAATACCAGCTTCTTGTGCCTTATAAACGATGTTGTAAATTTCTTCTTGTGCTTTTGTAAATTTTCCGTTGGCAGGAATTGTACGCGTAACATCGGCTGTAAAGCCTCTATATTCTGCCCCTAAATCCATCAAAACTAAATCGTTGCCAATTTTTGTTTTATTATTTTCTATATAATGTAAAATACAACCATTATTTCCGGCACCAACAATAGACGGATATCCTTCGTATTCTGCTCCGTATTTTTTGTACACAAACTCATGAATTCCTTGTAATTCGGTTTCAGACATGTGTGGTTTCATTGCTTTCATAACTTCTATCTGACCAATGGCAGAAATTCTGATTGCTTTGGTTAATAGTTTTATTTCTTCTTCTGTCTTTACTTCTCTTAAGGTTGCTAAATTATTGGGTAAGAAGGAAAAATCGAAATTATTTTCTTTTATAGCTTCTAAATTCAGGCTTATTTTTTGCTGATAATCTTTTAACTCATTATCATTTTTTGCACTTGCAAAATCCATGATTAGCTTGTCTTTCTTCAACTCTGGATAACGTGTAAGCTCTTGATTGATTTTTCTTGAAAGCTCTATTAATTTTTTATCAGGAACATTAGCAATAGCTTGATGCACTTTTTCTACATATTCTGATGAAAACTGTATCTCATTAAATCCTGATACTTCTTTAAAACTAGCAACTAAATCATAAATTTCTGCTTTGTTTCTAGTTGAATTTCTATAATCATCGTTAAACTTTTCTATAAAAACGCGATTAAATTTCTTAAAATCGATTTGTGAGTTTATAAAATCTTCTCCATTCATTACAGTGCTAAAACCTAATTCTTTTGCAGCACCTACTGCTCCCAAACGTGTTCCGTACCACATTTCTGCTTGGGCATCTTTTTTCTGCACATATAATATTTCATTATAAGAAGTTCCTTTTGCATCCGTTTGGTTTTCCGAAAACAAGACTAAAACCGCATTTGGCTCTCTATAACCGGTTAAATAATAAAAATTTGGATCTTGATGAAACACATAATCTACATCATTTGCTCTGTTTCTAACAGGGTTTGCAAACACAACAGCTACAGAGTTTTGTGGCATTTTAGAACGTAAAGCCTCTCGCCTACCTTTATGAAATTCTTTGGATAGAAAATCTGTGGGACCTTGTGCTACAGCGTGTAAAGTAAATAGTAAAAGAGTGATGCATAAAAAGTTAAAAACTTTCATAAAAGTGAATTTTATAGAGAAATTCAAAAGTAACATTTATTATTATCTAGTTAAAAATATTTACAAAGTATTCGTGATTGATAATTCCATTTTTTTCAATAATTTAGCTGAAATTTTAAGAAATCTATACATGAAAAATATTGCATTAAATAATATTCACGTTGCTTTAGGTGCTAAAATGGTTCCTTTTGCAGGTTATAATATGCCTGTACAATATGAAGGAGTTACAGCAGAACATTTAACAGTAAGAGAGTCTGTTGGCGTTTTTGACGTTAGCCATATGGGAGAGTTTTTGGTTGAAGGAGAAAATGCATTAGCTTTAATACAAAAAGTTACTTCTAATGATGCTTCTAAACTTGCCATTGGCGATGCTCAATACAGTTGTTTCCCTAATGAAGAAAACGGAATTGTAGATGATTTAATTTGTTATAAAATTAAAGAAAACACGTATTTATTAGTTGTAAATGCTTCTAATATTGAAAAAGATTGGAATTGGATTTCTAAATATAATGAGGAATTTAATGCTGATTTAAAAAACTTATCTGAAGGTTATTCTTTGCTTGCAATTCAAGGTCCAAAGGCTGTAGAAGCAATGCAATCTTTAACTTCTGTAGATTTAGCAGGTATCCCTTTTTATAAATTTAAAATTGGAGATTTTGCTGGTATCGATAATGTAATTATTTCTGCGACTGGTTATACAGGTTCTGGCGGATTTGAAATTTACTGCAAAAACGAAGAGGCAGAACAAATTTGGACTAAAGTTTTTGAAGCTGGTGCAGATTTCGGAATTAAGCCAATTGGTTTAGCTGCAAGAGATACCTTACGTTTAGAAATGGGATATTGTTTATACGGCAACGATATTGACGATACAACATCACCAATTGAAGCAGGTTTAAGTTGGATTACTAAATTTACCAAAGACTTTGTAAATGCAGAAGCCTTAGCTAAAGAAAAAGAGCACAAGCCAGAAAGAAGATTGGTTGCTTTTGAACTAGATGAAAGAGGTGTACCAAGACATGGTTATGATATTGTAGACGGAAACGGAAACGTAATTGGTGTGGTAACTTCTGGTACTATGAGCCCTTGTTTAAGTAAAGGAATTGGAATGGGTTATGTACCAAGAATCTTGTCTAAAGCAGGATCACAAATTCATATTCAGGTTCGTAAAAAAGCGATTCCGGCAACTATTGTAAAATTACCCTTTTACAAAGGATAAAATAAAAGCATTTTAGGAGTTCTCTAAAAAAATATTAATATGTCCGTTCGAGCGCAGTCGAGAACTTTATAAGTTATAATACTATACCTTTCTACTTCGCTCAAGCGGAAAAATAGTTGTCTGTTTTAAGACAACTATTTTTTTATTAAATCACCTATTGAAATTTTATCAAAAAAACATGAATTGTTTATTAACTGGAGGAACCGGAATTGTTGGGAGTCATATTATTTTTGAATGGTTACATAAAGCCATTGTAGATAAAACGGTACAACATCTTTTTGTAGTAATAAGAGCCAATGAAAAAACAGCAGAACAACGTTTGTTGGCTGTTTTACAAGACGCGTCTCGTCCGGATTTTTTAAATGATTTTACTATTGAAGCTTGTTTAGAAAAAATCACTATAATTCCGAATGATTTAGCTACAATTAGCAAAGAGGTTTTAGAAAAGTATCATTTTGACACTGTGATACATTGTGCAGGTTCTACTAATTTATCTAGTACAAGCGATTCTAAAAAGACGGTTCATTCTCAGAATTACTTAGTAACCAAGCAACTTTTAGAGCAGTTACCTAAACGTGTAAGTCGTTTTTTATACATTAGTACTGCGTATTCTTTTGGTATACAAAATGAAAAAGTAAACGATACCATCGAAAACTATACGGTTACCTATTTTAGAAATCCGTATGAGCAATCTAAATATGAAAGTGAACGTTTTGTAAAAGAAACCTGTGCTTCTAAAAACATTGCTTCTCAGATTTTAAGACCCAGTATTATTTGTGGTCGTTTAATTCACAAACCTTTTTTTGAAACGCCAAAATTTGATGTTTTTTATTCTTGGGCTATTTTTTTAGATAAATATGCGACCAAATCTAAAGATGCTTTTAGAATTTGGGTTGATAAAGAAAGTGGTTTAAACATTGTACCTGTAGATTTTGTTTCTAAAGCCATTTTATACGCTTTTTTAAATCCGCAGATTATAGAATTAAACATTGTAAATCCTACACAGATACTACATAAATATTATGTAGGTGATGTTTTAGAGTCTTTTGATGTAAATTCTTACGAATACGTTACACAAAAGCCAGAAAACTTAAATACTTTTGAAAAACTGTATTACAAAACCATTGGTGATATTTTTGAGAATTATATTTCCATTCCTGATTTACAATTTCATGCTCATTCAATATTAAAGTTTATAGAAGAACTAAAATTAGATCTTACCTTAGGTGTTCATGCAAATTTTATGAACCTAATTAATTTTTCTGTAGAAAAAAAGTTTAGAAAAAGTTACTAATTATTAAATACATTTTAAAACATTGGATTCATTAACGCAAATAGTTTTAGGAGCTGCAGTTGGAGAAGCTGTTTTAGGAAGAAAAATTGGTAATAAAGCCATGTTGTACGGTGCTATTGCAGGTACAATACCAGATTTAGATGTACTTTCTGCTTTCTTTACAGATAAAGTTACCGCTTTAGAAATGCATAGAGGTTTTACGCATTCTATCTTTTTTTCTGTGCTCTTCGCTCCTATTTTTGCTTTTATAGTTACACGATATGAGAAATACAAAAATCTTAGAGATTGGTCTTGGTTATTCTTTTGGGCGTTTATAACACATCCTATTTTAGATGCACAAACCACTTGGGGTACACAACTTTTTTGGCCTTTAGATATTCGACTAGCTTTTAAAAATGTATTTGTAGTAGATCCTTTGTATACCTTACCATTTATTGTGTTTTTAGTTTTGGCAATGCGTCAGAAAAAGGAATCGAAAAAAAGACGTTTTTATAATAATTTAGGGTTGATCATCAGCAGTTCTTATTTAGCATTAACATTGGTTTTAAAAGGTATTTCTTATCAAACATTTACCAAAGAATTAGCTGAACAACATATTCAATACAAAGAAATAGAAACAAAACCAACGCCATTAAACACCGTTTTATGGACTGCCAATGTAGAAACAGAAAATGCTTTTTTAATTGGTCATTCTTCCTTTTTTGATAAAAATCCTATTGAATTTTCTAGTTATCCTAAAAATCATGAGTTGTTAGGTAATTTGATACATCAACCAAAAATGCAACGCATGATTGCTATTTCTAAAGGTTGGTACACCATCAATAAAAAAGAAGGTGTTTTGTATTTTAATGATTTACGTTTTGGAGCTTTAAGCATAAAACCAAATGCAGAGAATTTCGTTTTTAAATATAAAATTGAAATTGATGCAAACGGAGTTCCGTTTTTTATAGAAGAACCCAAAGAAAAAAGTGATGGTAAAAAATTGTTATCAGAATTATGGGAAAGGATTAAAGGCAATTAAAAGCTGTCTTTTTTCAATTTGATATTTTAACTCAAAAAAGCTAATTTCGCTCACTTCTTATTAAAGGCATGAATTTTGAAGTTACGTCAAAATTAATATTTTAAGGAACTTGAACCAAGAACAACCTATCTTATGAAAAAACTACTGACAATTATTATCCTTATTTCTACATCAATTGTAAGCGGACAAAATAATAAAGACTCATTAAATGTAATTTATAAAAACTATTTTGAACTTTTAAAAACAAAAGAAAAATTAGATACCATTGTTCTTAAAGTAAATAATTTTGAAGAATTAATGAAGTCTAATAACAAAATTATTAAAGAGTTTTCTGATGCAGAGCTTTTTAGTTTAAAGAAACAATTAGAGCAACGAAGAAAAAAAATAATAAACACAACAGAATTTGTTTTTGCATCAAACGCTAGTTTAAACGCCATAAAACAATTGGATGCCACGAGCGATTATCTTACTCAAATTTCCAGCTTAAACAATCCTGAAAACTCAGATTTAGGTTTTTCTTTATCCGAAGAAATTGCAGAAATTTTAGAAAATGAAATTATAAAAGGTAATCGAAAAATTAATGGTGTCAAAAAATCTAAATTTCTTCTATTTATAGATAACATTATAAAATCTCCTTTAACTGAAGAATTAACCAGTGCAATACCCGTGGTGAGTTCTATAAAATCTGTGGTAGATTTGGTGATGGGCAATGCGCTTAAAGGAAATGATGTTTCGATAGATGATGTTATCGATTTAAAAAAATCATTAAACGTGTATTTGGTTCATTATGAAGGATTAGCAAAGGCACAAACTGAATTTGAACAAAATCTTGGCAATTTAGACATTAGAAAAGAAGGTTTGGTTTTGCTTCTAACACAATATACCACAGAACGTTCTAATACTTTAAATCCAAATGCCATTTCTGAACAAGATAAAAAATTAACCTTAACAAACGTAATAAATAAGCACTACACCAAAGGCATTGTACAGCAAAGTGTAGATAAAATAATTAGTGCAAAACCTTTAGATTACAATAACCATTTAACCAATAAAAACTTAATGTATCCTACTTATGCATTAAATCAGGCAAAATTTATACGAGATGAAGTAGAGTCATTAAGTAAGGAGTATATCTCAATTTTTAGCACTTACCAGTCTGCTTTAAAACAAGTTTTAGAAAAAAGTAAAGAAATTGGAGATAAAAATAAAATTGATAATAAAATTTCTGAATTAGAAACCAAACTGTTGGCTGTTCAGGTTGCATTTGATGATAATTTAAATATTTACAACTTAAATAGTAAGTTTAATGCATTAATGGAATATTAACTTTTTAACTACGACTTTTAAGAATAAATTACACAAATAAAAAATCAATTCTATGAGTAATAATGTAATAAAAACAGGGATTTTATCTTTTGGAATGTCTGGACAAATATTTCATGCTCCTTTTTTAGATGAACATCAAAATTTTGAATTAAGTGCTGTCGTAGAAAGGTCTAAAAAGAAAGCACATCTTATATATTCTGATATAAAAAGCTACGATACAATTGATGAAATTTTAGCAGATTCAGAAATTGAATTGATTATTGTGAATACGCCAAACCCTACTCATTTTGAGTTTGCTTTAAAAGCACTGAAAGCAAAAAAGCATGTGTTATTAGAAAAACCTTTTACTGTAAATTCATCCGAAGCGAAACAATTATTTACAGCTGCTAAGAAATATAATTGTTCAGTATTGGCGTATCAAAATAGAAGATATGACAGTGATTTTTTATCCGTTAAAAGCGTATTA
Proteins encoded in this region:
- a CDS encoding DUF4258 domain-containing protein translates to MLIKRIGYYLVGLSLGSVAVYFFWQKKQATFDYGMDARTLKSIRIKERLFSEDARNAMHKFDIDTLKINTILYTGDVNFGKSKPRQEPCAEYYITGTKELEKVSLLVKRCETSATIEKIIVD
- a CDS encoding TrmH family RNA methyltransferase, with protein sequence MIDEKLLNYFETYLTDKRKDLFKKVLEDRTRHFTVVLEDIFQPHNASAVVRTADIFGVQDVHAIENKYTNKVSRHVAKGSQKWITSKRYKKDGDNTKVCLENLREQGYQIIATTPHNDSCLLQDFDITKKSAFVFGVEAEGVSDYVKEQADGFLKIPMVGFTESLNISVAAAIILQDVTTKLRNSNVDWQLSKEEKDVLYFNWVKKTIKNVDKIEKYYLENLKTE
- a CDS encoding SIR2 family NAD-dependent protein deacylase; this translates as MKRLVVLTGAGISAESGIQTFRDADGLWEGHNVMDVASPEGFAANPELVLNFYNERRKQLLEVSPNKGHVNLVALEKDYNVEIITQNVDDLHERAGSKNVTHLHGELLKVRSSADENIVLDWEKDLVLGDLCPKKSQLRPHIVWFGEMVPMLDKAIEITKKADILVIIGTSMQVYPAAGLVDYVKRSTPIYFIDPKPAVSESSFKNLTIIKDLASVGTDKLMKILKE
- a CDS encoding VF530 family DNA-binding protein — encoded protein: MSTEQPNNPLHGIKLATMLEQLFKEYGWEELGDILNINAFKNNPTYKSSLKFLRTTPWAREKVERFYLKNMIK
- a CDS encoding aminopeptidase P N-terminal domain-containing protein, with translation MKVFNFLCITLLLFTLHAVAQGPTDFLSKEFHKGRREALRSKMPQNSVAVVFANPVRNRANDVDYVFHQDPNFYYLTGYREPNAVLVLFSENQTDAKGTSYNEILYVQKKDAQAEMWYGTRLGAVGAAKELGFSTVMNGEDFINSQIDFKKFNRVFIEKFNDDYRNSTRNKAEIYDLVASFKEVSGFNEIQFSSEYVEKVHQAIANVPDKKLIELSRKINQELTRYPELKKDKLIMDFASAKNDNELKDYQQKISLNLEAIKENNFDFSFLPNNLATLREVKTEEEIKLLTKAIRISAIGQIEVMKAMKPHMSETELQGIHEFVYKKYGAEYEGYPSIVGAGNNGCILHYIENNKTKIGNDLVLMDLGAEYRGFTADVTRTIPANGKFTKAQEEIYNIVYKAQEAGIALYVVGGSMSAPNRAAVKIVNEGLYKLGIIKSIDEKHNYLPHGTIHHIGLDVHDPGNYNNFEENMIATMEPGIYIPEGSNCDKKYWGIGIRIEDDILVTKNGPVNLSAEAPRTVKEIEKMMAKKSVLDDFVLPNLDK
- the gcvT gene encoding glycine cleavage system aminomethyltransferase GcvT, yielding MKNIALNNIHVALGAKMVPFAGYNMPVQYEGVTAEHLTVRESVGVFDVSHMGEFLVEGENALALIQKVTSNDASKLAIGDAQYSCFPNEENGIVDDLICYKIKENTYLLVVNASNIEKDWNWISKYNEEFNADLKNLSEGYSLLAIQGPKAVEAMQSLTSVDLAGIPFYKFKIGDFAGIDNVIISATGYTGSGGFEIYCKNEEAEQIWTKVFEAGADFGIKPIGLAARDTLRLEMGYCLYGNDIDDTTSPIEAGLSWITKFTKDFVNAEALAKEKEHKPERRLVAFELDERGVPRHGYDIVDGNGNVIGVVTSGTMSPCLSKGIGMGYVPRILSKAGSQIHIQVRKKAIPATIVKLPFYKG
- a CDS encoding SDR family oxidoreductase, whose translation is MNCLLTGGTGIVGSHIIFEWLHKAIVDKTVQHLFVVIRANEKTAEQRLLAVLQDASRPDFLNDFTIEACLEKITIIPNDLATISKEVLEKYHFDTVIHCAGSTNLSSTSDSKKTVHSQNYLVTKQLLEQLPKRVSRFLYISTAYSFGIQNEKVNDTIENYTVTYFRNPYEQSKYESERFVKETCASKNIASQILRPSIICGRLIHKPFFETPKFDVFYSWAIFLDKYATKSKDAFRIWVDKESGLNIVPVDFVSKAILYAFLNPQIIELNIVNPTQILHKYYVGDVLESFDVNSYEYVTQKPENLNTFEKLYYKTIGDIFENYISIPDLQFHAHSILKFIEELKLDLTLGVHANFMNLINFSVEKKFRKSY
- a CDS encoding metal-dependent hydrolase, producing the protein MDSLTQIVLGAAVGEAVLGRKIGNKAMLYGAIAGTIPDLDVLSAFFTDKVTALEMHRGFTHSIFFSVLFAPIFAFIVTRYEKYKNLRDWSWLFFWAFITHPILDAQTTWGTQLFWPLDIRLAFKNVFVVDPLYTLPFIVFLVLAMRQKKESKKRRFYNNLGLIISSSYLALTLVLKGISYQTFTKELAEQHIQYKEIETKPTPLNTVLWTANVETENAFLIGHSSFFDKNPIEFSSYPKNHELLGNLIHQPKMQRMIAISKGWYTINKKEGVLYFNDLRFGALSIKPNAENFVFKYKIEIDANGVPFFIEEPKEKSDGKKLLSELWERIKGN